A single genomic interval of Lewinellaceae bacterium harbors:
- a CDS encoding CRISPR-associated endonuclease Cas6: MPKLTHLTFPELHLPTRSAHHLRGYFGRLFQEHSPLLHNHLEGGALRYAYPLVQYKVLGGLPVLVGIGEGAQLLIELFLRIRELDIDGQRYPLHHKDLRCEEVAAGYSENLHTYTFRTLWMALNQKNFAEYVQLPPGRQEQRLAGLLRNQILAAFKGMGAWLEPDQRILTQVQLRQKTTSFKDQQMLAFEGQFTTNAVLPKWIGIGKAVSRGFGTVERVE, from the coding sequence ATGCCCAAACTCACCCACCTCACCTTCCCCGAACTCCATCTCCCCACCCGCAGCGCCCATCATCTGCGCGGCTACTTCGGCCGCCTGTTCCAGGAACACAGCCCCTTGCTGCACAACCACCTGGAGGGGGGAGCGTTGCGGTATGCCTATCCTTTGGTACAGTACAAAGTGTTGGGCGGGTTGCCCGTGCTGGTCGGCATAGGGGAAGGGGCGCAGTTGCTCATCGAGCTGTTCCTCCGCATCCGGGAACTGGACATCGACGGGCAGCGGTATCCTCTCCACCACAAGGACCTCCGCTGCGAGGAGGTGGCCGCCGGGTACTCTGAAAACCTGCACACCTACACGTTCCGCACCCTGTGGATGGCCCTCAACCAAAAGAACTTCGCCGAGTACGTGCAGTTGCCGCCCGGCCGGCAGGAGCAGCGCCTGGCAGGCCTGCTGCGCAACCAAATCCTGGCCGCCTTCAAGGGCATGGGCGCCTGGCTGGAACCCGATCAGCGCATCCTGACGCAGGTGCAGCTTCGGCAGAAAACCACGAGCTTCAAGGACCAGCAGATGCTCGCCTTCGAGGGGCAGTTCACCACCAACGCGGTGCTGCCGAAGTGGATTGGGATTGGCAAAGCGGTGTCAAGGGGGTTCGGGACGGTGGAGCGGGTGGAATAA
- the cas2 gene encoding CRISPR-associated endonuclease Cas2, with protein sequence MICWVLYDIENDRARTKAAKCCKQAGLHRVQLSVFLGEVEASEKDALRLQLEELINPDKDKAYLFSMSRDELRQTVLLGQAFDKKLVSGQVKALFL encoded by the coding sequence ATGATCTGCTGGGTACTCTACGATATCGAAAACGACCGCGCCCGCACCAAGGCTGCCAAATGCTGCAAGCAGGCCGGCCTGCACCGGGTGCAGCTGTCCGTATTCCTGGGCGAAGTTGAAGCCAGCGAAAAGGACGCCCTCCGGTTGCAACTGGAGGAACTCATCAACCCGGACAAGGACAAGGCGTACCTTTTTTCCATGTCGCGCGACGAGCTGCGGCAGACCGTGCTGCTCGGGCAGGCTTTCGACAAGAAGCTGGTCTCCGGGCAGGTAAAAGCACTTTTTTTATGA
- a CDS encoding XRE family transcriptional regulator, whose amino-acid sequence MRSETFGEFIRKKRIERGLTLRQVSNTVDIDQSTMSKIERNELMAPQRIIKPLSEKLGVEYRELQIKYLCEKIYYELKQEDYSIESLKIVKKRLEREKEGTSYEIERKQLIKRVRDYFRNKPIDKAWIFGSFARSQESYDSDIDIIVKFKQPNNLDLFDYVGLKIGLEEITGRQVDLVEEGYLLPNAKKKIEEEKVLIYERKAG is encoded by the coding sequence ATGAGGTCGGAAACATTTGGAGAGTTCATCAGGAAAAAGCGGATTGAAAGAGGGTTGACATTAAGGCAGGTGTCAAATACGGTAGATATTGACCAATCAACAATGAGTAAGATCGAAAGGAATGAACTGATGGCGCCTCAGAGGATAATCAAACCGCTATCCGAAAAGTTAGGTGTCGAATACCGGGAATTGCAGATAAAATACCTGTGTGAAAAAATTTACTACGAACTCAAACAAGAAGATTATTCAATAGAATCATTGAAGATAGTCAAAAAGCGGCTTGAGCGGGAAAAAGAAGGGACCAGTTATGAGATAGAGCGGAAACAATTGATAAAACGGGTCAGGGATTATTTCAGGAATAAACCGATAGATAAAGCCTGGATATTTGGGTCATTCGCGAGGAGCCAGGAAAGTTACGACAGCGACATAGATATAATTGTAAAGTTTAAGCAGCCAAACAACCTGGACTTATTTGATTACGTGGGGTTGAAAATAGGCCTGGAAGAAATAACGGGAAGGCAAGTAGACCTGGTTGAAGAAGGTTATTTACTCCCCAATGCAAAGAAAAAAATAGAGGAAGAAAAAGTATTGATCTATGAGCGCAAGGCCGGATGA
- the cas4 gene encoding CRISPR-associated protein Cas4, whose protein sequence is MSITPSHIIQHLYCPRFTYFEYVLAIPQYESRNYKVMRGRHLHDERLEQNKGYLRRRLGVVNRYDDQYLTNNLLRGRVDEVLELQDGSMAPLDYKFAEYKDKVYDTYKTQLYCYAWLIEDNFRKPVRRGFLVYTRSRNKVVEVPVRDEDKAAVRAAAEAIREIIGKNIFPRATKYKRRCLTCTYRNICIK, encoded by the coding sequence ATCAGCATTACACCATCTCATATCATTCAACACCTGTACTGCCCGCGGTTCACCTACTTCGAGTACGTGCTGGCCATTCCCCAGTACGAGAGCCGCAACTACAAGGTGATGCGCGGCCGCCACCTGCACGACGAGCGCCTGGAGCAGAACAAAGGCTACCTGCGCCGCCGCCTGGGCGTAGTGAACCGCTACGACGACCAGTACCTCACCAACAACTTGCTGCGCGGCCGGGTCGACGAGGTGCTGGAACTGCAGGACGGCTCCATGGCCCCGCTGGACTACAAATTCGCCGAGTACAAAGACAAGGTGTATGACACCTACAAAACCCAACTGTACTGCTACGCCTGGCTGATCGAAGACAACTTCCGCAAGCCGGTGCGCCGCGGCTTCTTGGTCTACACCCGCAGCCGCAACAAAGTAGTGGAAGTGCCCGTGCGGGACGAGGACAAAGCCGCCGTGCGGGCCGCCGCCGAGGCTATCCGGGAAATTATCGGCAAAAACATTTTCCCCCGCGCTACCAAATACAAGCGAAGATGCTTAACTTGCACGTACCGCAATATTTGCATCAAATGA
- a CDS encoding RloB domain-containing protein has product MARKSKIDNAILKRRARKEQQRKKGQRAIRKFILIVCEGEKTEPNYFNVFRKDLPKGVLENYAIEVDGTGRNTLSMVEEAIRIRNEREKGHGRKYDQVWVVFDRDGFPAQQFNEAIWKAEKEGLQNAWSNEAFEIWYLLHFHFFQNGMSREDYKPLIERELSAKMGAAFKYEKNMPEMYALLKKYGDREQAILWAGSLDQIFAGRTDFSDHNPCTKIYLLIQELLKLKG; this is encoded by the coding sequence ATGGCGAGAAAGAGCAAAATTGACAATGCCATCCTAAAGCGCCGAGCCCGAAAAGAGCAACAGCGTAAGAAAGGACAACGGGCTATCCGGAAATTTATCCTCATCGTTTGCGAGGGGGAAAAAACCGAGCCCAATTACTTCAATGTTTTTAGAAAAGACTTACCCAAAGGCGTACTTGAGAATTATGCCATTGAAGTAGATGGTACAGGCAGGAATACATTAAGCATGGTGGAAGAAGCCATTCGAATCCGCAACGAAAGAGAAAAGGGACATGGCCGGAAATATGATCAGGTGTGGGTAGTTTTTGACCGGGATGGTTTTCCTGCTCAGCAATTCAATGAGGCTATCTGGAAGGCGGAAAAAGAGGGCCTGCAAAATGCCTGGTCGAACGAAGCTTTTGAAATATGGTATTTGCTTCATTTCCATTTCTTCCAAAACGGCATGAGCCGTGAGGATTATAAGCCGCTGATCGAAAGAGAATTATCTGCAAAGATGGGCGCTGCATTCAAATACGAGAAGAATATGCCGGAAATGTATGCTCTGCTCAAGAAATATGGTGACAGAGAACAGGCCATCTTGTGGGCGGGGTCATTAGACCAAATTTTTGCAGGAAGAACAGATTTTTCCGACCATAATCCGTGTACAAAGATATATCTTTTGATTCAGGAGCTTTTAAAGCTAAAAGGATAA
- a CDS encoding ATP-binding protein yields MLQEFSVGNYLSFKDAVKLDLSTAGITEYPENAFEAGKKKLLKGAVVYGANSSGKTNLLRAMSKMRHFVLNSSKGSSQDEIGVSPFLLNPETEHRPSFFELLFFLDGRRYRYGFEATREKVHGEWLFVRSSQQEKPLFVRELDGIEVMDGFREGAGLEEKTRDNALFLSVADQFNGKLSQAIMAWFRQWNTISGLQHEAYQAVTFKMLEDEKCKPLFTRFLKQLDLGFHAFQVVKEPFNPSHLPENLPAEVLKQVMEDLKEGTMVSIETLHKVYNDDGNEVGVKEFNLRTQESAGTNKVFNMLGPIFNALISGGVLVVDELGSSMHPLLTKAIVSLFNSEEHNPNNAQLIFATHDTNLLSYGNFRRDQIYFIEKDYYGASSLYSLVEYKEEGGKTIRKDRSFEKDYIHGRYGGIPYIGDFSKMMSEWRERAKLTMPS; encoded by the coding sequence ATGCTACAGGAATTCTCAGTCGGAAACTACCTGTCTTTCAAAGATGCGGTTAAACTTGACTTGTCTACGGCAGGGATCACAGAATATCCAGAAAATGCATTTGAAGCTGGCAAAAAGAAGCTGCTCAAGGGTGCTGTAGTTTACGGGGCCAATTCGAGCGGGAAAACCAACCTGCTGCGGGCCATGTCGAAAATGAGGCATTTTGTACTGAACTCCTCGAAGGGATCTTCGCAGGATGAGATCGGGGTCTCGCCCTTTTTGTTAAACCCGGAGACGGAGCACCGGCCCAGCTTTTTTGAATTGCTCTTTTTCCTCGATGGCAGGCGGTATCGGTATGGTTTTGAAGCAACTCGAGAAAAAGTGCATGGAGAATGGTTGTTTGTCAGGAGCAGCCAGCAAGAAAAGCCCTTGTTTGTCAGAGAACTGGACGGCATTGAGGTCATGGACGGCTTTCGGGAGGGAGCAGGGCTGGAAGAAAAAACCCGGGACAATGCACTTTTTTTGAGTGTAGCCGACCAATTTAATGGCAAATTATCCCAGGCTATTATGGCCTGGTTCCGGCAGTGGAACACCATTTCCGGCCTTCAGCATGAAGCATATCAGGCGGTGACGTTCAAAATGTTGGAGGACGAAAAGTGCAAACCCTTATTTACCAGATTTTTGAAACAGCTGGACCTGGGCTTTCATGCTTTTCAGGTCGTAAAAGAACCGTTCAACCCTTCACACCTGCCTGAAAACCTGCCTGCTGAGGTTTTAAAGCAGGTCATGGAAGATCTGAAGGAAGGAACCATGGTTTCCATAGAAACCCTCCATAAAGTATATAATGATGATGGCAATGAAGTTGGCGTTAAAGAGTTCAATCTCAGAACTCAGGAGTCAGCCGGCACCAATAAGGTGTTCAATATGCTGGGGCCTATCTTTAATGCATTGATAAGCGGCGGCGTATTAGTAGTGGATGAGTTGGGCTCCTCCATGCATCCACTTCTGACTAAAGCCATTGTATCCCTCTTCAATTCCGAAGAACACAACCCGAATAATGCCCAGCTCATTTTCGCGACGCATGACACCAACCTGCTCAGTTACGGCAACTTCCGAAGAGACCAGATTTATTTTATTGAAAAAGATTATTACGGAGCGTCTAGCCTTTACTCTTTGGTTGAATACAAGGAAGAAGGAGGTAAGACCATCAGAAAAGACCGCTCTTTTGAAAAAGATTACATCCACGGCCGTTACGGCGGCATTCCTTATATCGGCGACTTCTCAAAAATGATGAGTGAATGGCGAGAAAGAGCAAAATTGACAATGCCATCCTAA
- a CDS encoding DUF86 domain-containing protein, with the protein MSARPDDRERFIHIIEAIDRIKRFTGEMDFEAFSKDEVVQFAIIKNFEIIGEAAYHLTDEVREANPQVEWKKIMAFRHILVHDYYKINLEIVWKARKNKIDELRKQIKEILAENQ; encoded by the coding sequence ATGAGCGCAAGGCCGGATGACAGAGAAAGGTTTATTCATATAATCGAAGCCATCGACCGGATCAAACGGTTTACCGGCGAGATGGATTTCGAGGCGTTTTCAAAAGACGAAGTGGTCCAGTTTGCCATAATCAAGAACTTTGAGATTATTGGAGAAGCGGCCTACCATTTAACGGACGAGGTAAGGGAGGCAAACCCGCAAGTAGAATGGAAGAAGATTATGGCGTTTCGCCACATATTGGTCCATGATTATTACAAGATCAACCTGGAGATCGTGTGGAAAGCAAGGAAAAATAAGATAGATGAACTGAGAAAACAAATCAAAGAGATATTAGCAGAAAATCAGTAG
- the cas1 gene encoding CRISPR-associated endonuclease Cas1: protein MQLYLNTYGTYLHIKDALFEVRVPQEGGGHQRHQFAATKVTSIIMTTSAALSTDAIQLALQNNIDIIFADSSGFPLGRVWHSKLGSTTRIRKRQLEASIGPEGVRRTVQWLSAKLGNQMEFIKGLKKHRSRMADFLDDKAARIGNLQQSIRLQEDAPSVDAIAETLRGLEGTAGRLYFEALSQALPEEHRFAGRSFRPALDPFNTFLNYGYGVLYNRVEKALMIAGLDPYVGFLHRDDYNQKSMVFDYIEPYRIHVETVVFRLFSAKKVNQSHTEPLANGLTLVKEGKQLLIEKLNDYLEVQTIRYNGRNQTRANGLQMDAHRFANELIGK, encoded by the coding sequence ATGCAATTATACCTCAACACCTACGGCACCTACCTCCACATCAAAGACGCCCTCTTCGAAGTGCGGGTGCCCCAGGAAGGCGGCGGCCACCAACGGCATCAGTTTGCGGCCACCAAAGTCACATCCATCATCATGACCACCTCGGCGGCGCTGAGCACCGACGCCATTCAGCTGGCCCTGCAGAACAACATCGACATCATCTTTGCCGACAGCAGCGGCTTCCCGCTGGGCAGGGTGTGGCACAGCAAGCTGGGCAGCACCACCCGCATCCGCAAGCGGCAGCTGGAGGCCAGCATCGGCCCGGAAGGGGTGCGCCGGACGGTGCAGTGGCTGTCGGCCAAACTGGGCAATCAGATGGAATTCATCAAAGGCCTGAAAAAACACCGCAGCCGCATGGCCGATTTCCTCGACGACAAGGCCGCCCGCATCGGCAACCTGCAGCAGAGCATCCGCCTCCAGGAAGACGCTCCTTCCGTAGACGCCATCGCCGAAACATTGCGCGGACTGGAAGGAACCGCCGGGCGCCTCTACTTCGAAGCCCTCAGCCAGGCCCTGCCCGAGGAGCACCGCTTCGCCGGCCGCAGCTTCCGCCCGGCGCTCGACCCCTTCAACACCTTCCTCAACTATGGCTACGGGGTGCTCTACAACCGGGTGGAAAAGGCGCTGATGATCGCCGGCCTCGACCCCTACGTGGGCTTTCTGCACCGCGACGACTACAACCAGAAGAGCATGGTGTTCGACTACATCGAGCCCTACCGCATACACGTGGAAACAGTCGTGTTCCGCCTGTTCAGCGCCAAGAAGGTGAACCAGTCGCATACCGAACCGCTGGCCAACGGCCTGACACTGGTTAAAGAGGGCAAGCAACTGCTGATCGAAAAGCTCAACGACTACCTGGAAGTGCAGACGATACGCTACAACGGCCGCAACCAAACGCGGGCCAACGGCCTGCAGATGGACGCGCACCGCTTTGCTAATGAGTTGATTGGAAAATAA